The nucleotide window TCGCTTATCTATCGGTTAATTGGATACAAGATCGAAGTGGCCGCGGCGATCAGGGCGTGGTATACTCACTGGAACCGACGATACCATTCTCTGTGATCGTCCTCTGTACCGGCGCGACCGGTTGGCTACCTTGGGTCTCGCCTTCCGTTTCCGCTGCACCCTCCACGACGCCCTGCTCTTGGACTTTCTCGTTGCCGATGGTCTTGTTGGCGTGCGACCTCGCGTTCGGTGGCAGATTCAGCGAACAGTGCATTTTCGACTCGTTATTGGCCGACAGGTTGATCCGTTGAAGCTCCGAGCTCGAATGGAGATACAAAGCTTCGCCAGCTTTCGTAAAGGTCAACGAAGAGATGCCACTGAAACGGTAGCGAAACGACGATGAAGACAGCTGAGAAAGACAGGCGGACGAACATCTGAATACCGAAAAGAACGGCTCACTTAATGTCCTCGCGTTTGATGGCGGCAGCGTTCAGTTGCCTTCTGAACTCCGGAATGCTGAGCACCAAGCAATCCCCAAGGTTGGTCAGACAAAGGAGATAAGTCTCCTCGTGGCTACCGGTCGATTCCGTGGAATAGGTGAACTTCGCGAAGCCGGTTTTCCGCACGCGAGAACCTTCGTGCGCGGTCAGCTTGTATTTACAGAACGGCTTCAACGACGGAAGATTGAAGATTTTGAACTGCTCCTCGCTGGCGATCACTACTCTATGAGGAGAAGTCATGTCCGGTCCGGGACATATGCCTTTCTCGGCCTCGAACGGCTCCGGCAACGGGACGTTCGATCCGTCGAGTATCGTTATCGCGATCACAGGCGCTCGGTGCTTCAATTGAATCTCTTTCCCTAATGTACAATTTACATCCTCCTCCGACCGCCTGGCACCCGCTGGTATCGCTAACGTGAAAACATAGACTGTACCGTTGTTGGTGCCCGCCCATAGCGTGGGGGTGGTGTTCCTCACTGAAAAATATTACCAAATGATGTCTCCGAAAGCACACGCGGCTCTCCATCTTGCGTCTTCGACTTTATATAAATTCCACTTACTGCTGATTATGTAACTCCTAGCAAAGTATAAACATCGAACCATCGAACCAAGGGCGTCGTCTACGGGTCTTGCTTCCACTTGCCTTTCCACGGTCTTCAATTCGACCGGCGATAGCTCGCCGCTTGGAGAAGAAGCGACGCTGGTGCTGTGTCAAAACGAGTGGCGATTAAAAATTCGCGCGATAAGAAAGGAACGATACAATCGACAAGAGGGGGAGAAGCAACGTACATTTCCTTCTTCTCCGGTGGCGCGTTTCTCGTTGGACTTCCGGCGTTCATTCTACGCTGCGATCTTCCTTTCCTCAGTCTCCTGAAGGATTCTCTCAAGGACTTTTTGAAGGACTTTCTTCTAGAGATAGGCGTGTCTCCTGCTCCAGAGAGATCTACGAAACGCGCGTTTTGCACGATAAGATTTTGCCAAGCATTGGGACGACGTAAATTCTGTTTAGGGAAAAGTATAGAGTGTACCGTTTGGATTAAGGGTGCATTTGACAGTGACCGCTTTCGACCTGGTATAATCGAAGACCGCTAAACCATGGGCGGTGCCGGCAGACAACAGGCCCCATTCGCTGTACATGGCCAAGGCGGTGACCGCAGCCGGCGGGTACAGTTGAAGAAGATTTTGCGGTTGGAAACCAACCGCGAAAGATATGCTGGCGGTTCTCACCCGTAGATGATCGTGACCTTTCCAAACGAAACCGTCGCGATCGTTCACGATGTTCATGGTGACGGCATTGATCTCCTTGTTCACCGGCTCGGACGATATGGAAGCTGTGATCACGTGGCCGGCAGTGCCAGCGACCACCAACGTCGACGAGAGCGGACAGAGCAGGACCTTCTTAATCGCGAGCCTCGGATCGTCCGAGTAAGGGTCGAAGGTGCCAACCTTTCTGAACGGAGGCCACTCGTCTTCGTCGTCCTCCGGCGGCTGTTCCAGAACGTCCAGGTGCTCCCCGGTGAACAAAATGGACGAATTGTACTTGTACAACGGTGTTAAAGCGACGTCCGACGCGTCCCAGAATCTGACGGTTCCGTCCTCGTGACCGGTCAGCAATAATTCTTTGCCCTTCGGCTTGTCGCCGGCCGCTTTCGGACTCAGAATACCGCCGTCGATCGGCCACGGCTTGTCCGAGTATAGGTGCTCGGTCTGCGCTTTTCCAGCTGCCACGATGCTGTTCCATAGTTCGTCCGGCACGTTTGGAACGTGTTGCGAACAGGTGACCTGAGATAGGAGGACGATCGGTTAGGGCCCCCCGGGGCGCATCGATTACTTTGAACCACGCATAGATTCGGCTAAATAATATTTACAGCGCTTGCGTGAAGGGACACGAGATAAGGCAACGCCATCATCTTCCACTCGGGATGCGTCAGATCGATGGCAACTATTTCCTCTTCGGCCAGAACCACCAAGGCTTCCGGACCGTCCGCGGCGTCTTTGTCGTCCTCCGGGTTCGGAAACACGGTGAAAAAGTCGATCACTTTCGAGGTGAAGTCGAAGACCACGTGCTTCTCTTTGGACATCACGGTGAAAGTGTCGCGTTCACCGTAGCTGGCTCGCTGCATCCCTCCGGAGAACAACACCAGTTCCCCGTGTCTGCAAGAAAAATCTATTGTAAACGAACGATCGGGAACCGGACTAAGTCGTTGTCGTCGACGCGTACTCACTCTTTGGTCGGGTAGACCAGAATTTTGGTGATCGCTTTGCATGGAAACGGCCCGTACGGCGTGGTGGATTCCAGCATGGTATCGCTTCCGGAACTCCAGAACGAGTAGGAGCCGTCGTTGTGCGATGAAACGAAACGGGTCTCAGAGACCCAGTGCACCGATTCCAGCTGTTGCGTGGAGACGAACGTCTGCGCACGCGAAAACAAACCCATCAGCTGCACGTACACGTTCGCCGAAACCACCAAAGACACAACAAACGACAATCAGAACCAACGGTACCACTTCACGTGTCGCGCTTAACCCATCGGGGcacacctcctcctcctcctcctcctcctcctcctcctcccacTCTACCATGGTTGGCTGATCAGCGTTCTCGTACTCTCGGCAATTCGGATTTACGAATCAACGTGAACACCCGCCCCACGGCTCGCAGCACCGGGTGTGTAAATGTGCCGTGAAAGTGCGAGCGATTCGTCGTCGTCTCGGTACGTACGAtcgctgttaaccctttgccctacgATTCCAGTTTCAAGAACGCGTGGACGATAacgcaaacaacaacaacaacaacatcaactcAACAAGTTGTGCCAATCGCGAACTTCTTAATATAAATACAGCGAttcccgttaatattcggacacttttcgaagtgcaataacttttttagaagtGGACTGAAAGACTTGAATTTGTTTTAGGTGACAGAGCGATAAGATCATACTAGACCATAAGTAGAACGCTTTTTTTTAAAGCTGGTTCCTGCACCACCTCCTTTAGctactaataaaacaattagACGACGAAAAACAAACAACCACAAAACACTTATCCCCTGGTCTAACACGAGCCTAACTAGTTGCGTTTACACATATTAGGTCCGACTGACGCGCCACGGctctcatttctggcccgatttttgtccacgtctctcagacgtgttAATCATTTTTGAACCGGTTCTttcaccacgtctctcagacgtggtaaTCATTTTTGGCCcgatttttgaccacgtctctcagacgtgataatcattatTTGACCACGTTTCTCAGACGTGGTTGTAGAGCAACGGGTTAACGGTGCAACGATCTTTCAAGCGCTACCAAGGGGGTGAACATTTTAGTAATGTTAATATCGGAGATCTCATTCCGAGCTGCGTTTCGCATAAACGGGCATGGACTGGTCGTCGACGATTATTAGACGCAGTCGGTCTAATACCGTCTCGAGGTTCGTTAATGAGGCAGTCGTCGGGTTTCCTATTACCTTGATTGTTGTCTATTAAGCGCGGTCTCCGATGAAGGAGCGTCATTAAAACACAATTTTCTCCACCGATGGGTTAAGCGTTTCCCCACAAATATTTTGGTGACACAAgccatgtgtgtgtgtgtgtgtgtgagcgcGTATTCGCGTTTGCACGCGTGTGTATTACATTTAGGGTTCACTTTGTAAGCGGCGTGGTTACGCTCTCGACGGCGGTAGCATAGTTTCGT belongs to Megalopta genalis isolate 19385.01 chromosome 1, iyMegGena1_principal, whole genome shotgun sequence and includes:
- the l(2)gl gene encoding LLGL domain-containing protein l(2)gl isoform X1, which gives rise to MLKFIRGKGQQPTAERQNLFAFQKTLQHGFPNNPTALAWDPILRLMMIGTASGAIKVFGRPGVEFYGQHIDSGERAIKRIVAVPNQGRLVTLLDKSVHMWEIDESSIIETASFSLEGKFKVSALCLESSGENLLLGTEGGNIYLLNMKTFTTSDNIIYQEVVIQNVPNDYKMNPRAVEAIAEQPGHPDNILIGYNRGLMVLWNRVTPGAQQLMGLFSRAQTFVSTQQLESVHWVSETRFVSSHNDGSYSFWSSGSDTMLESTTPYGPFPCKAITKILVYPTKEHGELVLFSGGMQRASYGERDTFTVMSKEKHVVFDFTSKVIDFFTVFPNPEDDKDAADGPEALVVLAEEEIVAIDLTHPEWKMMALPYLVSLHASAVTCSQHVPNVPDELWNSIVAAGKAQTEHLYSDKPWPIDGGILSPKAAGDKPKGKELLLTGHEDGTVRFWDASDVALTPLYKYNSSILFTGEHLDVLEQPPEDDEDEWPPFRKVGTFDPYSDDPRLAIKKVLLCPLSSTLVVAGTAGHVITASISSEPVNKEINAVTMNIVNDRDGFVWKGHDHLRVRTASISFAVGFQPQNLLQLYPPAAVTALAMYSEWGLLSAGTAHGLAVFDYTRSKAVTVKCTLNPNDLSGAGDTPISRRKSFKKSLRESFRRLRKGRSQRRMNAGSPTRNAPPEKKEITSVASSPSGELSPVELKTVERQVEARPVDDALGSMVRCLYFARSYIISMRNTTPTLWAGTNNGTVYVFTLAIPAGARRSEEDVNCTLGKEIQLKHRAPVIAITILDGSNVPLPEPFEAEKGICPGPDMTSPHRVVIASEEQFKIFNLPSLKPFCKYKLTAHEGSRVRKTGFAKFTYSTESTGSHEETYLLCLTNLGDCLVLSIPEFRRQLNAAAIKREDINGISSLTFTKAGEALYLHSSSELQRINLSANNESKMHCSLNLPPNARSHANKTIGNEKVQEQGVVEGAAETEGETQGSQPVAPVQRTITENGIVGSTGGDESPKEPSLRPAASTTDVNGDDDRQDLSSIGDITIDSVKDHLLNSSLFRNATSSEELHSRLAGLKMEVTSRTSEISTQNQSLVVKTTTVVSQTTNNTTANGEVETSQTNETQQMNSTTVEREIRSGTETTTTHATITLPPNVEIRAADLANLEVTTTTVTTEKSKAPLARPEEVGS
- the l(2)gl gene encoding LLGL domain-containing protein l(2)gl isoform X3, translated to MLKFIRGKGQQPTAERQNLFAFQKTLQHGFPNNPTALAWDPILRLMMIGTASGAIKVFGRPGVEFYGQHIDSGERAIKRIVAVPNQGRLVTLLDKSVHMWEIDESSIIETASFSLEGKFKVSALCLESSGENLLLGTEGGNIYLLNMKTFTTSDNIIYQEVVIQNVPNDYKMNPRAVEAIAEQPGHPDNILIGYNRGLMVLWNRVTPGAQQTFVSTQQLESVHWVSETRFVSSHNDGSYSFWSSGSDTMLESTTPYGPFPCKAITKILVYPTKEHGELVLFSGGMQRASYGERDTFTVMSKEKHVVFDFTSKVIDFFTVFPNPEDDKDAADGPEALVVLAEEEIVAIDLTHPEWKMMALPYLVSLHASAVTCSQHVPNVPDELWNSIVAAGKAQTEHLYSDKPWPIDGGILSPKAAGDKPKGKELLLTGHEDGTVRFWDASDVALTPLYKYNSSILFTGEHLDVLEQPPEDDEDEWPPFRKVGTFDPYSDDPRLAIKKVLLCPLSSTLVVAGTAGHVITASISSEPVNKEINAVTMNIVNDRDGFVWKGHDHLRVRTASISFAVGFQPQNLLQLYPPAAVTALAMYSEWGLLSAGTAHGLAVFDYTRSKAVTVKCTLNPNDLSGAGDTPISRRKSFKKSLRESFRRLRKGRSQRRMNAGSPTRNAPPEKKEITSVASSPSGELSPVELKTVERQVEARPVDDALGSMVRCLYFARSYIISMRNTTPTLWAGTNNGTVYVFTLAIPAGARRSEEDVNCTLGKEIQLKHRAPVIAITILDGSNVPLPEPFEAEKGICPGPDMTSPHRVVIASEEQFKIFNLPSLKPFCKYKLTAHEGSRVRKTGFAKFTYSTESTGSHEETYLLCLTNLGDCLVLSIPEFRRQLNAAAIKREDINGISSLTFTKAGEALYLHSSSELQRINLSANNESKMHCSLNLPPNARSHANKTIGNEKVQEQGVVEGAAETEGETQGSQPVAPVQRTITENGIVGSTGGDESPKEPSLRPAASTTDVNGDDDRQDLSSIGDITIDSVKDHLLNSSLFRNATSSEELHSRLAGLKMEVTSRTSEISTQNQSLVVKTTTVVSQTTNNTTANGEVETSQTNETQQMNSTTVEREIRSGTETTTTHATITLPPNVEIRAADLANLEVTTTTVTTEKSKAPLARPEEVGS
- the l(2)gl gene encoding LLGL domain-containing protein l(2)gl isoform X6, with the translated sequence MLKFIRGKGQQPTAERQNLFAFQKTLQHGFPNNPTALAWDPILRLMMIGTASGAIKVFGRPGVEFYGQHIDSGERAIKRIVAVPNQGRLVTLLDKSVHMWEIDESSIIETASFSLEGKFKVSALCLESSGENLLLGTEGGNIYLLNMKTFTTSDNIIYQEVVIQNVPNDYKMNPRAVEAIAEQPGHPDNILIGYNRGLMVLWNRVTPGAQQTFVSTQQLESVHWVSETRFVSSHNDGSYSFWSSGSDTMLESTTPYGPFPCKAITKILVYPTKEHGELVLFSGGMQRASYGERDTFTVMSKEKHVVFDFTSKVIDFFTVFPNPEDDKDAADGPEALVVLAEEEIVAIDLTHPEWKMMALPYLVSLHASAVTCSQHVPNVPDELWNSIVAAGKAQTEHLYSDKPWPIDGGILSPKAAGDKPKGKELLLTGHEDGTVRFWDASDVALTPLYKYNSSILFTGEHLDVLEQPPEDDEDEWPPFRKVGTFDPYSDDPRLAIKKVLLCPLSSTLVVAGTAGHVITASISSEPVNKEINAVTMNIVNDRDGFVWKGHDHLRVRTASISFAVGFQPQNLLQLYPPAAVTALAMYSEWGLLSAGTAHGLAVFDYTRSKAVTVKCTLNPNDLSGAGDTPISRRKSFKKSLRESFRRLRKGRSQRRMNAGSPTRNAPPEKKEITSVASSPSGELSPVELKTVERQVEARPVDDALGSMVRCLYFARSYIISMRNTTPTLWAGTNNGTVYVFTLAIPAGARRSEEDVNCTLGKEIQLKHRAPVIAITILDGSNVPLPEPFEAEKGICPGPDMTSPHRVVIASEEQFKIFNLPSLKPFCKYKLTAHEGSRVRKTGFAKFTYSTESTGSHEETYLLCLTNLGDCLVLSIPEFRRQLNAAAIKREDINGISSLTFTKAGEALYLHSSSELQRINLSANNESKMHCSLNLPPNARSHANKTIGNEKVQEQGVVEGAAETEGETQGSQPVAPVQRTITENGIVGSTGGDESPKEPSLRPAASTTDVNGDDDRQDLSSIGDITIDSVKDHLLNATSSEELHSRLAGLKMEVTSRTSEISTQNQSLVVKTTTVVSQTTNNTTANGEVETSQTNETQQMNSTTVEREIRSGTETTTTHATITLPPNVEIRAADLANLEVTTTTVTTEKSKAPLARPEEVGS
- the l(2)gl gene encoding LLGL domain-containing protein l(2)gl isoform X5 — its product is MLKFIRGKGQQPTAERQNLFAFQKTLQHGFPNNPTALAWDPILRLMMIGTASGAIKVFGRPGVEFYGQHIDSGERAIKRIVAVPNQGRLVTLLDKSVHMWEIDESSIIETASFSLEGKFKVSALCLESSGENLLLGTEGGNIYLLNMKTFTTSDNIIYQEVVIQNVPNDYKMNPRAVEAIAEQPGHPDNILIGYNRGLMVLWNRVTPGAQQLMGLFSRAQTFVSTQQLESVHWVSETRFVSSHNDGSYSFWSSGSDTMLESTTPYGPFPCKAITKILVYPTKEHGELVLFSGGMQRASYGERDTFTVMSKEKHVVFDFTSKVIDFFTVFPNPEDDKDAADGPEALVVLAEEEIVAIDLTHPEWKMMALPYLVSLHASAVTCSQHVPNVPDELWNSIVAAGKAQTEHLYSDKPWPIDGGILSPKAAGDKPKGKELLLTGHEDGTVRFWDASDVALTPLYKYNSSILFTGEHLDVLEQPPEDDEDEWPPFRKVGTFDPYSDDPRLAIKKVLLCPLSSTLVVAGTAGHVITASISSEPVNKEINAVTMNIVNDRDGFVWKGHDHLRVRTASISFAVGFQPQNLLQLYPPAAVTALAMYSEWGLLSAGTAHGLAVFDYTRSKAVTVKCTLNPNDLSGAGDTPISRRKSFKKSLRESFRRLRKGRSQRRMNAGSPTRNAPPEKKEITSVASSPSGELSPVELKTVERQVEARPVDDALGSMVRCLYFARSYIISMRNTTPTLWAGTNNGTVYVFTLAIPAGARRSEEDVNCTLGKEIQLKHRAPVIAITILDGSNVPLPEPFEAEKGICPGPDMTSPHRVVIASEEQFKIFNLPSLKPFCKYKLTAHEGSRVRKTGFAKFTYSTESTGSHEETYLLCLTNLGDCLVLSIPEFRRQLNAAAIKREDINGISSLTFTKAGEALYLHSSSELQRINLSANNESKMHCSLNLPPNARSHANKTIGNEKVQEQGVVEGAAETEGETQGSQPVAPVQRTITENGIVGSN
- the l(2)gl gene encoding LLGL domain-containing protein l(2)gl isoform X2; translation: MLKFIRGKGQQPTAERQNLFAFQKTLQHGFPNNPTALAWDPILRLMMIGTASGAIKVFGRPGVEFYGQHIDSGERAIKRIVAVPNQGRLVTLLDKSVHMWEIDESSIIETASFSLEGKFKVSALCLESSGENLLLGTEGGNIYLLNMKTFTTSDNIIYQEVVIQNVPNDYKMNPRAVEAIAEQPGHPDNILIGYNRGLMVLWNRVTPGAQQLMGLFSRAQTFVSTQQLESVHWVSETRFVSSHNDGSYSFWSSGSDTMLESTTPYGPFPCKAITKILVYPTKEHGELVLFSGGMQRASYGERDTFTVMSKEKHVVFDFTSKVIDFFTVFPNPEDDKDAADGPEALVVLAEEEIVAIDLTHPEWKMMALPYLVSLHASAVTCSQHVPNVPDELWNSIVAAGKAQTEHLYSDKPWPIDGGILSPKAAGDKPKGKELLLTGHEDGTVRFWDASDVALTPLYKYNSSILFTGEHLDVLEQPPEDDEDEWPPFRKVGTFDPYSDDPRLAIKKVLLCPLSSTLVVAGTAGHVITASISSEPVNKEINAVTMNIVNDRDGFVWKGHDHLRVRTASISFAVGFQPQNLLQLYPPAAVTALAMYSEWGLLSAGTAHGLAVFDYTRSKAVTVKCTLNPNDLSGAGDTPISRRKSFKKSLRESFRRLRKGRSQRRMNAGSPTRNAPPEKKEITSVASSPSGELSPVELKTVERQVEARPVDDALGSMVRCLYFARSYIISMRNTTPTLWAGTNNGTVYVFTLAIPAGARRSEEDVNCTLGKEIQLKHRAPVIAITILDGSNVPLPEPFEAEKGICPGPDMTSPHRVVIASEEQFKIFNLPSLKPFCKYKLTAHEGSRVRKTGFAKFTYSTESTGSHEETYLLCLTNLGDCLVLSIPEFRRQLNAAAIKREDINGISSLTFTKAGEALYLHSSSELQRINLSANNESKMHCSLNLPPNARSHANKTIGNEKVQEQGVVEGAAETEGETQGSQPVAPVQRTITENGIVGSTGGDESPKEPSLRPAASTTDVNGDDDRQDLSSIGDITIDSVKDHLLNATSSEELHSRLAGLKMEVTSRTSEISTQNQSLVVKTTTVVSQTTNNTTANGEVETSQTNETQQMNSTTVEREIRSGTETTTTHATITLPPNVEIRAADLANLEVTTTTVTTEKSKAPLARPEEVGS
- the l(2)gl gene encoding LLGL domain-containing protein l(2)gl isoform X4, translating into MLKFIRGKGQQPTAERQNLFAFQKTLQHGFPNNPTALAWDPILRLMMIGTASGAIKVFGRPGVEFYGQHIDSGERAIKRIVAVPNQGRLVTLLDKSVHMWEIDESSIIETASFSLEGKFKVSALCLESSGENLLLGTEGGNIYLLNMKTFTTSDNIIYQEVVIQNVPNDYKMNPRAVEAIAEQPGHPDNILIGYNRGLMVLWNRVTPGAQQLMGLFSRAQTFVSTQQLESVHWVSETRFVSSHNDGSYSFWSSGSDTMLESTTPYGPFPCKAITKILVYPTKEHGELVLFSGGMQRASYGERDTFTVMSKEKHVVFDFTSKVIDFFTVFPNPEDDKDAADGPEALVVLAEEEIVAIDLTHPEWKMMALPYLVSLHASAVTCSQHVPNVPDELWNSIVAAGKAQTEHLYSDKPWPIDGGILSPKAAGDKPKGKELLLTGHEDGTVRFWDASDVALTPLYKYNSSILFTGEHLDVLEQPPEDDEDEWPPFRKVGTFDPYSDDPRLAIKKVLLCPLSSTLVVAGTAGHVITASISSEPVNKEINAVTMNIVNDRDGFVWKGHDHLRVRTASISFAVGFQPQNLLQLYPPAAVTALAMYSEWGLLSAGTAHGLAVFDYTRSKAVTVKCTLNPNDLSGAGDTPISRRKSFKKSLRESFRRLRKGRSQRRMNAGSPTRNAPPEKKEITSVASSPSGELSPVELKTVERQVEARPVDDALGSMVRCLYFARSYIISMRNTTPTLWAGTNNGTVYVFTLAIPAGARRSEEDVNCTLGKEIQLKHRAPVIAITILDGSNVPLPEPFEAEKGICPGPDMTSPHRVVIASEEQFKIFNLPSLKPFCKYKLTAHEGSRVRKTGFAKFTYSTESTGSHEETYLLCLTNLGDCLVLSIPEFRRQLNAAAIKREDINGISSLTFTKAGEALYLHSSSELQRINLSANNESKMHCSLNLPPNARSHANKTIGNEKVQEQGVVEGAAETEGETQGSQPVAPVQRTITENGIVGSTGGDESPKEPSLRPAASTTDVNGDDDRQDLSSIGDITIDSVKDHLLNSSLFRNATSSEELHSRLAGLKMEVTSRTSEISTQNQSLVVKTTTVVSQTTNNTTANGEVETSQTNETQQMNN